The nucleotide sequence CATCGCGTGAAGGCGGTATTGAAGTTGTGGTAGAAGAGCTGTCGGTACGAATGGTTGAAAGGGGTTTAAAAGTTGACGTATATAATCGCAAAGATAGATTTGGCAAAGCGTATAAACAGCCTCGGGAATATAAAGGTATCAGGATAATTCAAATCCCAACTTTTAAGGTTAGCGCTTTAAACGCCTTTGTTTATTCAGTGCTGGCAAGTTTTCGTGCGCTGTTTGGAGGTTATGACTGTATTCATTACCATGCTGAAGGACCGTGCGCTATGATGTGGCTTCCTAAGCTTTTTGGTATACATACGGTTGCCACTATACATGGGCTTGACTGGCAGCGTGCCAAATGGGGCGGCTTCTCAACAAAATATCTGAAGCTTGGGGAAAAATGTGCTTCAAAATATGCTGACGAATTAATAGTATTGTCAAATAATAACCAAAAGTATTTTAAAGAAACTTATGGACGGGATACACACTTGATTCCTAATGGCATTGTCAAGAAAAATGCGGATTATCCTGCTCGGGATATAAGTGAAATATTTGGTCTCCAAAAAGACGGTTATATTTTGTTTTTAGCTAGAATTGTGCCTGAAAAAGGTTTGCATTATTTAATTGAGGCTTTTAAGGCTGTTGAGACAAATAAGAAGTTGGTAATTGCCGGAGATTTAACTCCGGGCAATGAGTATGTGGAAAAGATTAAGAAGATGGCGTCTGAGGATGAGAGAATAATTTTGACCGGCTTTGTTCAAGGAAGATTGCTCGATGAGTTGTTCTCGAATTGTTATATTTATGTTCTTCCAAGCGATATAGAGGGGTTGGCAATGAGCTTGCTGGAATCTGTGAGCTATGGCGTTCCGTGCCTTGTCAGTGATATACCTGAGAATATGGAAGTTGTAGGCGAGTATATGCCTTCATTTAAGCATGGAGATATTCAGGACTTGTCGGTTAAGCTGGATAAAATTTTAAAAGGCGAATATTCTGATATATGGAAAAAAGAAAATTTTGAAACTATCTTAAAAAAATATGATTGGGAAAAAATTGCAGATCAAACGACAGCGCTTTATAAAAAAGGAAAATAATTTGGCGGTATAGCGAGGTGCGGCGAATGAAAATATTATTAATAAATAAGTACCTGTATCCGAAAGGCGGTGCAGAGACATATACTTTAAAGCTGGGTGAATATTTGAGCGGAGCCGGTCATGAAGTTGAGTATTTTGGTATGTACGATAAGAATAATGTGGTGCATAATTCCGCAGAGCAATACACACAAAATATGGACTTTCATGACAGCGGAGCGGAAAAGTTTCTTTATCCGTTTAGAATAATATATTCATTTCAGGCAAGAAAAAAGCTCAGAAAAGTGCTTGAAAATTTTCAGCCTGATATTGTTCATATGAATAATATCAATTATCAGCTTACCCCTTCAATTATTGATGAGATAAAAAAGCATGGAACTCCAATCGTTCAAACCGTACATGATTTACAAATGCTTTGTCCTAATCATCTTATGTTTGACCTATATAAAAAGACCCCCTGTGAAAAATGCCTTAACGGCTCAAAGATAAATTGTATTAAAGGAAAGTGTATACACTATTCAAGGATTAAAAGCATAATCGGTGCAGTTGAAGCGTGGCTTTACGCTATTAAGGGGACGTATAAAAAAGTTGATAAATATATATGTCCTAGCAGGTTTTTAGAAAGCAAACTTCTTGAAAAGAAAAGGCTTGGCGAATATATATATAAAGGAAAAACAGTTTCAATACATAACTACATAGAACTTCCAAAATTTGATTTTGAACACACAAAAAAGAATTACGTTTTATTTTTTGGCAGATTATCTGAAGAAAAGGGAGTTGATATATTTATTGAAGCCTGCAAGTCTCTTCCCAATATTATGTTTAAAGTTGCAGGGATTGGACCTATGGAGAATGTTTGTAAAGGGATTCCTAATGTGGAATTTGTGGGGTTCAAAACCGGAAAAGAACTGCATAAATTGATAGCGGAAGCGCTGTTTTCAATTTATCCTTCAATATGGTATGAAAATTGTCCGCTTTCAATTTTGGAATCAGAATCTTTTGGAACCCCGGTTATCTGCACGCCTCTCGGAGGAATGCCTGAACTTGTAGAAAACGGAAGAACGGGAATAATTCTTGAAGAGATTAGTTCCAAAGCTTTGACTGAAGCAACAAGCACGCTTTATAATGACAGAGAATTATGTGAAAAAATGAGTAAATTTTGTGAGGAAAAAAGAACTCAAATGACAACTCTTGACGAGTATGGCAGGCAGATAGAAGAAATATATTCCGAAATTATAAAAAAGTAAAATAACTGAAATAAGCGCGGAATTATCCGCGCTTTTAATTTATCCTATTATAGCTTGGCCAATAACTCGGCCCATTTTTTCTCTTGAAAAGTTTGTTAAAAATGAATTCCTTGCATTTTCTCCGATATAATTATATTTGTCAGTATAAAAAATATCAGAGATAACTTTATGTACGCTTGATTTATCTTTTGTTATAAGCAGACCGTTTTCACCGTCTTTAATATACATTTCACTCAAAGTGCTTGGCTTTGTAACAATTATTATTTTTTTAAATGACATGGATGTCAGTAAAACTGTATCTCCCGAACATATTCTGCCGTCGTCTATTGGAAGAATCACGGCTTTAGAGTTTATTATAAATGGATATTGCCCGTCTCCGGTTATATCATCTATTAATAAAACGTTATCGGGCAAAACTTTAGGTTTAAACGTGTCTGATATTATAACAAGAGTTTCGTTAATACCCTGCCAGGAATCCAAAAGAAAGTTATAATCCCTGTTTGACCGTCCAATTGCCAACACATAATCTGTTGATTTTATCTTTTCAGGTTTTTCCGAATCTTTCCATTGACCGTACATATCGTTTATTCCGAAAGTAGTAACAATAAACTTGCTGAGTGGTATATTAAAATCCCGGCTGCATTGATTTGCGTAGTTTTGTGACGGAACGTGTATAAAATTAATATAGTCTCCGCTGAGACAGGTTTTCATAAACCATTTATATATTCGTCCTGAAAATCCTGATTTTTGTTTATATGTAAAATTTATAACAACAACTTTATTTTTCTTTTTAGTCCTAAAAATTCTGCACCAAAAGCAGAATACCAAAGCGTAAAATTGCTGCCAGCCTAAAATATAATTATATTGGTCACGTTTAAGAAAATACAAAAAAGTTATATAAAAATACATTAAATAACGTTTGATAACATTAAAAATTCCTCTGCTCCCCCAGTTTGCAATTATGGATTTACATTCAAAATTGAGGTCAGTTTCTTTGTTAAGACCGTTGAGCAGGGAGGCTACTTCGTCAGTTACACAATCGGCAAGCACTATATTCTTTTTCATATTATTTCTCCTTATGATATCAAACTCTTTTTATTTTACAAAATAAATTTCCAATTGTCAATATAACCGGGAAGTTATTCAACGAATAATATAAAACTGAAAACTTTTGAAAAGGGAACGTTTTTTGTTATATATTCGGAGAATATTGTTTAAGACGCTTGCAATAACGCCTAAATAGTGGTATAATATTTAAAATAAATATCAATGATTTGGTATTTAAAGAATAAATAATACGGCGGAAGCAGAAACGACAGGTGGTAGTTAATGAGTCATTTTAAAAGATTGATTATTCGCGCGCCTAAGTATATATGGTACCTTTTCTGTTTGGTTATATTTTATCCAATAGGGAGAATAGCAAAAGTCTTATTCCCAAAATACCGTGATGTTTGGATAGTTTCTGAGCGCGGCTCAGACGCCAGAGATAATGGGTACCATTTTTTTAAATATATAAGAGAAAATCATCCTGAAATTAAAGCGTATTATATAATTGAAAAAAATTCGGCGGATTACCATAAAGTTGCTAAACTTGGTAATATCGTCAAATATAAAAGTTTAAAACATCATTTTCTCTTTGCAGTTTCTGAATATAAAATAAGCAGTCACATTTTTGGATATTCGCCTGATGTGTTGAGTTACAACCGTTTTCAGAAATTGGGTCTCATCAGGGGAAAGCTGGTATTTCTTCAGCATGGTATAATAGTTAATGATATTGAGTGGATGTTTTATCCGAAAACTAAACTTGATTTATTTGTTTGCGGAGCACGTCCTGAATATGAAGCAGTTATTAAAAGATATGGATATCCCAGCGGTGTCGTGAAATATCTCGGATTGTGCAGATATGACGCTTTAAATAAACCGTGTGTTCTAAAAAATAGAATATTATTAATGCCTACTTGGCGTATCGACGTGTGTGCGGTGGGGAACCGTGATAAGTTTACTCAATCTGAGTATTATAGAAAACTCCAAAGTTTTATTAATAATCAGAATTTAATTGATTATCTTGACAAAAACGACCTTGAACTTGTTTTTTATCCTCATTTTGAAATACAAAGATTTTTAAAAGATTTTCATTCTGTGAGTCCGAGAGTCATAATCGCTTCGTTTAACGACTATGATGTACAGGAATTGCTTATGAATTCTAAGATGCTGATTACAGATTTTTCAAGTGTATTTTTTGATTTTGCATATATGGGAAAACCAATAGTTTATTATCAATTTGATGATATTCATTATGCACATGGTTATTTTGACTATGGCGGGGATGGTTTTGGTCCGGTTTTGAAGACCGAAGATGAGGTTATAAATTATTTAGCAGAAAAGGTGAACGACGGATTTTTAGTTGATGATATGTATAAAGCGAGAGCCGAAACATTTTTTGAGATTAGAGACGATAACAACTGTGAACGTAACTTTAATGCAATATTGTCTTTGTAGAAAGTTTGGCCGGCTCGAATCAACAGACAAGGAGAATAATGTTTATGTCTAATTTGCAGAACAGGCAAAATTCTAAAATTCTTGCGGCGTTTTATATTGTCTGTTTCGCTTTGGCGGTTGTTCTTGATTCGGGATTTGGAAGCAGTAATGCAAAAGCAATAACGCTGGTTACAGTTATTCTTGCAGCGGCTGTAATATTTATTACGGCAGATTTTAATAATCTCGGCAATATATCCGGATTTATGGTTGTGTATGGAATATGGCTTACTGTTGTGCTTGTCTATTCCTTTATAATATGGATACTTAATTTTGAAACAGTGTCATATATGATGAGGGGCTGTTCAAAAATAGTATTTCAGTTTATAATGATACTTAATATATTTGCTGCAGCATATTTGTTTGGTGAAAAAGGCATACACTATATGTTCTGGGGGCTGGCGCTGGGCAATCTTGCTATAGCTTTGGTTTTGGTTCCGCGGTATCCGATTTCAGAAATAGTATCATCTGTAACCGTTTTTCTAACCCAGGGCGGAACTGCGGAAGGATATATGAAAGGGTTAGAAATTCATGATGTAACGTTTACTTATGGATTTTTTCTGATTTACTTTATTTTCTTTGATAAGATAAGTTCAAAGAAGATGAAAGTCATAAATATAATTTTGGCTTTGTTTTTGTTCGGTCTTGGATTTAAGAGAATCGCTATAGCTAGTTGTTTTTTAATGCTGCTGGCTGCATGGGGGCTTGAAAAGCTTACTCCCCGTGTGCAGTTTGGTATAATGAAAACTATACTTATATGCGGAGTGATTTTTTCATTTTTATATTTATTCAGCATAAAATATAATATTTTTATGATGATAATGGATAAACTCGGTGTGGATGTAATGGGCAGAAATGTTTTATATGGAGCTGTTGACAAATATTATAAGATTTCTCCGACTTATATTGGTCACGGCTTTGAGTATGTCCATATGATGATGGCAGAAATCAGGCAGGAAGGCGGTAAAGCCTTTAACGGCATGATTGACTTGCATAATGATTTTATGCGTGTGTATATTGAAATGGGATTTTGGGGATTTTTTGCCTGGGGATGGTATACTCTGATTTTTCAATATAATTGGATAAAATCAAAGTTTGGACTGGAAACGGTAAGATTATTTTTTCTTTGTGAATTATATATCTTTTTGACTTATATGACTGACAATACATTATTTTATTTCTATACAGGAACCGTTTTGCGGCTGATTCCAATGTGTTATGCTCTTCACATTGGAAAGGAGAACAGTTTGGGAAAAGGGAAGCTTAAAAGAAAGCTTGTTGTTTTAAATGATGGGGAAAAGAGTGAATTTGAGATTTTATCAAAGCGCGGAGAAGAAAGTGTAACTTTATATAAGAAAAAGCTAAACCATAAACTGCGGTAAGACGAAAGTCTTGTCATTATTACTAAGTTGGGTGATTTTATTGATAATTTTTGAAAAGTTAAAGGAATATATTAAAGAAGATTTTGGAAAATTCAAAAATATGAATATAAAAAAATCTGTTTTGAATAAAAAAGAATATATGGAAAACACAGCTGTAGTTGCAGAAAAAGACCCTGCTAAACTTGGGCTTTCATCGACAAAAACTATTGTGTTTTTGTTATGGAAAAAGAAGTTTAAGATTATTTTTTCTACAATAGCATTTATGTTGATTTTGTGTGTCTTTTTTGCGTATCAAAGCGGAAACACCGTAAATACTACAATGTCTTTGAATTATGAGGAGGGTTCTAAAGGTCTTAATCCAAATTCAACAAGATTTAATATGTATGAGCTAAAATCAAATGCGGTTTTAGAACGTGCGATACAATATTTGGGACTCACAGGAGATATAACTCCTGAGCAGCTTTCAGAGCATATTTCTGTAGGGAACGCAAATTCAAAAGCTATTAATACCGAGGAGAGCAATTATTTTATCTCAACAAGTTTTAATGTTTCGTATACCAAAAATAAAGAAGCAAAAAAATATTCTGCTAAAGATATTATGACCATGATTTGCAAAGCTTATAATGATGTATTTCACGAGAATTATGCCGATAAAAAGACTGCGCTTACTTATAATATGGCTGATATAACCGATATGGAATATGTTGAAATAGGCGATGAGCTTACAATATTAGCAAATCAAATGGATGAGTATTTGTCCGGCAGAGTTTCAGAAAATGGTACATACAAATCAGTAGAGACGGGACAGACGTTCCAGACGGTAAAGAGAATGGTACAAAACTTGCTGGAATATGACATTTCAAAATATAAATCGTTTGTTCTTGAAACAGGTCTTGCTAAGGAAAAGGAGCAGTTTATTCAGACTTTGTATTATAAAAATTCTGTTCTTGATATGCAGTATCAAAAATCTATGGCGGATTACAGTGTGCGTCAGGACGGCATATCAAAATACGATGAAGCTATGATAGGAACTGTTATGATACCGGCTGTCAATGAGAAAAACGAATATTATATGTCCAGAACCAATATAGGTATTGATTATCTGGCAAAAGATGCTGAATTTCATTTGTCAGCGGCAAAGGACACGTTAAAAGAAATTGAGATAAATACAGATATAATAAATAAGTTAAGTGAGAGAACTCCGGCTGTTGGGGATTATGAAAAGGCTGAGGAAATGCTCAAAAATATAAATAATGAGTTTAAAAATATTTCTGAGATTGCACTTGCCACAGACAGGGAATATATTAAATATAAAACTAAGGATTATTTAACATTTAAAAACGTAGAGCTATCTTTAGTTCAGAAGTTATCACTTAAAAAGGTAATAGCTTTGGGCGCTGTATTTTTTGTTTTAATTTGTGCTTTGTTCTATTTTATGAGCAAAAGAAAGCTTAGAAATAGGAGGGCGCACGTATGAGAAACTTTGAAATTTTAAGATATATAAAAAAATGGAAATATTTGATTGTGATTGTTTGTATCTTGGGCGCCGTTCTCGTTTATCAGTATGCTATGTCAAAACAGACGTATACGGCGCAGACTGTTTTAAGATATTCTAATTCAGAGGCAAGCAATGGTTTGACTCCCAGCGGAGATAGTTTGGATGTCAGTGAGATTTATTCGTCAAAGGTAATAACCGGAGTTCTTGAGGATTTGGATTTAAATACCGGAGCTGATTCTATTCGTTCTAAGTGCGCTGTGGAGCCAATTATTCCGGCAGATGAAGAGTCAAGAAAAGAAGCGATACTAAAAGACGGAGAAGAATATGTGTATCATCCGACTGATTACTTAGTTACGTTCAGCGTTGGAAGTGATTACAGCAAAGGGTATGCTGCAAGCGTTCTTGATTCTATTTTAAAAAATTATTTTATTAATTACGGAGAAAAATATATAAATCAGACAGTTTTGCCGAATAATGCTTCAAATATTGAAAGCGGCAGTTATGATTATATTGAGAGCGCAGAAATCTTGGATACCTCTGCTACTGATATTTATAATTATTTGTATGACAAAAAGTTTCATTATCCGGCTTTTAGGTCTGCGGCTACAGGATATTCATTTAACGACCTCTATAATATGTATAAAGAGGAGCTGAACTATAATATTCCTGAGTTGTACTCTAAGATTTTAAATCAAAAAGTGTCTAAGGACCAATCAGTTTTGATTAAAGATTATAGAAACCGAATAAGCCAGTATCAGATTGATTTAGCTAACCTTTCAGAAAAAATAGACCCGCTTTATGCTCTTATAACTCAGTACAGTCAAAAAAGTAAGGAGGGTATACAGTACCACTATGGAAAGGGTACTGATTCTGATAATACAAGCGATTATATATTAAAGGATGTATATGAAGATGAATACAAACATCAGATTAATACTGAAACTACATATGACGCACTTATAAATCAGTATGTTTCTCTTGAAATTGACCGCCAGTATACGCAGGTTGATAAAGAACACAGAGAAGAACTTTTAAATATCTTTGAAACGGCTGAGCCGGCTTCAAATGCTGACGAAGCAATAAAAGAGATACAAAACAATATGAAAGAACTTATTGACAGTCTGGATAAGAATTATGAAATTGTTGAAAAGACAGTAGATGAATTCAATCAATATCTAGGCGCGTCAAATATTACTTCTCTCACCAGTATTAATGTGAACGAGAGAATAAATATTAAGCTTTATTTAATGATAGCTGTAGTGTTGTTCTTAATTTGCGGCTGTCTCGGCGCTATTTTGCTCGGTCGTATGCAGGACTTTATTGAATATCTTATGTATATGGACAGAAAGACTAAGCTGCCGAATCGTGCAAAGTGTGATATGCTGATAAATCAGTAT is from Monoglobus pectinilyticus and encodes:
- a CDS encoding glycosyltransferase family 4 protein, producing the protein MMRKDKKRFKVAMIGHKRVPSREGGIEVVVEELSVRMVERGLKVDVYNRKDRFGKAYKQPREYKGIRIIQIPTFKVSALNAFVYSVLASFRALFGGYDCIHYHAEGPCAMMWLPKLFGIHTVATIHGLDWQRAKWGGFSTKYLKLGEKCASKYADELIVLSNNNQKYFKETYGRDTHLIPNGIVKKNADYPARDISEIFGLQKDGYILFLARIVPEKGLHYLIEAFKAVETNKKLVIAGDLTPGNEYVEKIKKMASEDERIILTGFVQGRLLDELFSNCYIYVLPSDIEGLAMSLLESVSYGVPCLVSDIPENMEVVGEYMPSFKHGDIQDLSVKLDKILKGEYSDIWKKENFETILKKYDWEKIADQTTALYKKGK
- a CDS encoding glycosyltransferase, translated to MKILLINKYLYPKGGAETYTLKLGEYLSGAGHEVEYFGMYDKNNVVHNSAEQYTQNMDFHDSGAEKFLYPFRIIYSFQARKKLRKVLENFQPDIVHMNNINYQLTPSIIDEIKKHGTPIVQTVHDLQMLCPNHLMFDLYKKTPCEKCLNGSKINCIKGKCIHYSRIKSIIGAVEAWLYAIKGTYKKVDKYICPSRFLESKLLEKKRLGEYIYKGKTVSIHNYIELPKFDFEHTKKNYVLFFGRLSEEKGVDIFIEACKSLPNIMFKVAGIGPMENVCKGIPNVEFVGFKTGKELHKLIAEALFSIYPSIWYENCPLSILESESFGTPVICTPLGGMPELVENGRTGIILEEISSKALTEATSTLYNDRELCEKMSKFCEEKRTQMTTLDEYGRQIEEIYSEIIKK
- a CDS encoding glycosyltransferase family protein translates to MKKNIVLADCVTDEVASLLNGLNKETDLNFECKSIIANWGSRGIFNVIKRYLMYFYITFLYFLKRDQYNYILGWQQFYALVFCFWCRIFRTKKKNKVVVINFTYKQKSGFSGRIYKWFMKTCLSGDYINFIHVPSQNYANQCSRDFNIPLSKFIVTTFGINDMYGQWKDSEKPEKIKSTDYVLAIGRSNRDYNFLLDSWQGINETLVIISDTFKPKVLPDNVLLIDDITGDGQYPFIINSKAVILPIDDGRICSGDTVLLTSMSFKKIIIVTKPSTLSEMYIKDGENGLLITKDKSSVHKVISDIFYTDKYNYIGENARNSFLTNFSREKMGRVIGQAIIG
- a CDS encoding CDP-glycerol glycerophosphotransferase family protein, whose protein sequence is MSHFKRLIIRAPKYIWYLFCLVIFYPIGRIAKVLFPKYRDVWIVSERGSDARDNGYHFFKYIRENHPEIKAYYIIEKNSADYHKVAKLGNIVKYKSLKHHFLFAVSEYKISSHIFGYSPDVLSYNRFQKLGLIRGKLVFLQHGIIVNDIEWMFYPKTKLDLFVCGARPEYEAVIKRYGYPSGVVKYLGLCRYDALNKPCVLKNRILLMPTWRIDVCAVGNRDKFTQSEYYRKLQSFINNQNLIDYLDKNDLELVFYPHFEIQRFLKDFHSVSPRVIIASFNDYDVQELLMNSKMLITDFSSVFFDFAYMGKPIVYYQFDDIHYAHGYFDYGGDGFGPVLKTEDEVINYLAEKVNDGFLVDDMYKARAETFFEIRDDNNCERNFNAILSL
- a CDS encoding O-antigen ligase family protein; its protein translation is MSNLQNRQNSKILAAFYIVCFALAVVLDSGFGSSNAKAITLVTVILAAAVIFITADFNNLGNISGFMVVYGIWLTVVLVYSFIIWILNFETVSYMMRGCSKIVFQFIMILNIFAAAYLFGEKGIHYMFWGLALGNLAIALVLVPRYPISEIVSSVTVFLTQGGTAEGYMKGLEIHDVTFTYGFFLIYFIFFDKISSKKMKVINIILALFLFGLGFKRIAIASCFLMLLAAWGLEKLTPRVQFGIMKTILICGVIFSFLYLFSIKYNIFMMIMDKLGVDVMGRNVLYGAVDKYYKISPTYIGHGFEYVHMMMAEIRQEGGKAFNGMIDLHNDFMRVYIEMGFWGFFAWGWYTLIFQYNWIKSKFGLETVRLFFLCELYIFLTYMTDNTLFYFYTGTVLRLIPMCYALHIGKENSLGKGKLKRKLVVLNDGEKSEFEILSKRGEESVTLYKKKLNHKLR
- a CDS encoding YveK family protein; protein product: MIIFEKLKEYIKEDFGKFKNMNIKKSVLNKKEYMENTAVVAEKDPAKLGLSSTKTIVFLLWKKKFKIIFSTIAFMLILCVFFAYQSGNTVNTTMSLNYEEGSKGLNPNSTRFNMYELKSNAVLERAIQYLGLTGDITPEQLSEHISVGNANSKAINTEESNYFISTSFNVSYTKNKEAKKYSAKDIMTMICKAYNDVFHENYADKKTALTYNMADITDMEYVEIGDELTILANQMDEYLSGRVSENGTYKSVETGQTFQTVKRMVQNLLEYDISKYKSFVLETGLAKEKEQFIQTLYYKNSVLDMQYQKSMADYSVRQDGISKYDEAMIGTVMIPAVNEKNEYYMSRTNIGIDYLAKDAEFHLSAAKDTLKEIEINTDIINKLSERTPAVGDYEKAEEMLKNINNEFKNISEIALATDREYIKYKTKDYLTFKNVELSLVQKLSLKKVIALGAVFFVLICALFYFMSKRKLRNRRAHV
- a CDS encoding GGDEF domain-containing protein, whose protein sequence is MRNFEILRYIKKWKYLIVIVCILGAVLVYQYAMSKQTYTAQTVLRYSNSEASNGLTPSGDSLDVSEIYSSKVITGVLEDLDLNTGADSIRSKCAVEPIIPADEESRKEAILKDGEEYVYHPTDYLVTFSVGSDYSKGYAASVLDSILKNYFINYGEKYINQTVLPNNASNIESGSYDYIESAEILDTSATDIYNYLYDKKFHYPAFRSAATGYSFNDLYNMYKEELNYNIPELYSKILNQKVSKDQSVLIKDYRNRISQYQIDLANLSEKIDPLYALITQYSQKSKEGIQYHYGKGTDSDNTSDYILKDVYEDEYKHQINTETTYDALINQYVSLEIDRQYTQVDKEHREELLNIFETAEPASNADEAIKEIQNNMKELIDSLDKNYEIVEKTVDEFNQYLGASNITSLTSINVNERINIKLYLMIAVVLFLICGCLGAILLGRMQDFIEYLMYMDRKTKLPNRAKCDMLINQYEEKPLPDNFTFILIRLDVLKAVNSQIGRTAGDTLLGEFGQILRETAEDYGFVGYNGSDQFMCMFENCSYKKAEMFIDVLTSYVEHYNSQNPKQDIAFSYAIEETRNKGIYDARGLISASFRDINANTNIKSERAENYDDRNDGGDDDGPGGGVNPKNKSPKNGPNDNSTCAGDTTISKNPQKHSKNKNHSGSKNSVVKHTKTVSQDVKSDIYTGAEQNSRGVYNEEIVKLVTDAVMAGIRAERASEKKETIPGRSSGIKYNSKNISDSYPSIEWTDSKNDKSNVKYKAVTETVSNVNKDNVSNSKESVMSKPDNIKSVDEPKKDIQAKLNTKVEHDMVSDTSENIEEVKVLVRESTNNIKDSSVISKIDDNNPYAPKPRVKKSYRSKKSEEPKSLNLDMYAPKKKK